The following are encoded together in the Syngnathus typhle isolate RoL2023-S1 ecotype Sweden linkage group LG5, RoL_Styp_1.0, whole genome shotgun sequence genome:
- the adam28 gene encoding disintegrin and metalloproteinase domain-containing protein 28 codes for MQNETVCWLMAFLRRKSGYLSNQQRRAQASCGSICCQRGSTVTVPQRAGEGVASLTALTQHVGGKNKTAHLPHTTMTRELLLWVLILNGALNLSDSHAALFEIGKDYELVRPVRLHSVRRRDTGNLRPETLKYAMTVEGKDVEMHLQKNNDLLTRDYSETFYQEDGTQVTTSPNDIDHCYYHGKIVNQSDSTVSISTCDGLRGYFRTSAQRYLIEPLTGDDEGDHAVMKFNEEDYTPAVCGVTNTTWSTDFEPPTSRSRSRSAGISIIQQQKYIELYLVADNREYVKLNRDQTALRKRIFEVVNFVNMVYKPLRTFIALVGLEIWSNGDLISITPPAGANLNAFMTWRNSELVKRKKHDNAHLISGIDFEGATVGLAYIGTLCSGHSVGVVQDHNNRAIAVGATLAHEMGHNLGMNHDDSSACICAGDSCIMGAALSWDTPRTFSSCSSRDYEKYLIGRSPNCMLDKPDYMSLVVPSVCGNGFVEKGEQCDCGTEKECTNPCCNATTCTLSEGSQCAAGECCDDCKILPRSWECRRKQDECDLAEYCDGESDTCPEDVFSVNGLPCDEGSGYCYNGQCPKRSDQCLKLYGASAIEAPPSCYDLNTRGTYYAFCKRPSNDQYSPCQKENVFCGKLFCHNGNNNPNYGRMVRIGNCKAAFFGEYTKDYGQVDTGTKCGDGKVCSESECVSLPNAYRITNCSANCPGHAVCNHKSVCQCEPGWLPPSCSSKDNEFSALSTGATAAIAVAISLVVLGIIIAVIVGVIRKKRQSPVLPTAHQVRKQPAVDSSALILKAQVPRPPTQVSQAGRPKPKGPPPPPPPAANRPNPVNHNYRVVPQALRPVPPPKV; via the exons ATGCAGAATGAGACAGTTTGCTGGTTGATGGCTTTTCTCAGAAGAAAAAGCGGCTACCTCAGCAACCAG CAGAGGCGTGCTCAGGCCAGTTGTGGGAGTATTTGTTGTCAACGAGGAAGTACTGTGACAGTCCCACAGAGAGCGGGTGAAGGTGTGGCCTCACTAACAGCACTAACACAGCATGTAGGTGGAAAGAATAAAACTGCTCATTTACCACATACTACGATGACACGGGAACTTCTTTTGTGGGTCCTCATCCTAAATGGCGCGCTCAATCTATCAG ACAGCCATGCCGCCCTATTTGAGATTGGAAAGGACTACGAGCTCGTACGACCTGTCCGGCTTCACTCTGTCAGAAGAAGAGACACCGGG AACCTCAGGCCAGAGACCCTGAAGTATGCAATGACCGTAGAAGGAAAAGATGTCGAAATGCACttacaaaaaaacaa TGACTTACTCACTCGAGATTACTCAGAGACTTTTTACCAAGAGGATGGGACACAAGTCACGACTTCTCCAAATGACATT GATCACTGCTACTATCATGGGAAGATTGTGAACCAAAGCGACTCGACAGTTAGCATCAGCACCTGTGATGGACTTCG aGGTTATTTCAGGACATCAGCCCAGAGGTACTTGATCGAGCCTCTGACTGGTGATGATGAGGGGGATCATGCCGTAATGAAGTTCAACGAAGAGGACTACACACCCGCTGTGTGCGGTGTCACCAACACGACATGGAGCACAGATTTCGAGCCACCAACAAGCCGCAGTCGCTCCAGATCAGCG GGTATTTCCATCATTCAGCAACAGAAATACATTGAGCTCTACCTTGTTGCTGATAACCGTGAG TATGTGAAGCTAAACCGGGATCAAACAGCACTGAGGAAAAGGATATTTGAAGTCGTCAACTTTGTCAACATG GTATACAAGCCCCTGAGGACCTTCATTGCTCTTGTCGGCCTGGAGATCTGGTCCAATGGTGACTTGATCTCCATCACTCCTCCGGCCGGCGCTAATCTAAATGCGTTTATGACATGGAGGAATTCTGAGCTGGTCAAGAGAAAGAAACATGACAATGCACATCTTATCAG CGGGATTGACTTTGAGGGAGCAACGGTGGGACTGGCGTACATCGGGACTCTCTGTTCCGGTCATTCTGTCGGGGTAGTACAG GACCACAACAATCGAGCCATTGCTGTGGGGGCCACATTGGCCCATGAGATGGGCCATAATCTTGGCATGAATCATGATGACTCCAGTGCTTGTATCTGCGCTGGGGATAGCTGCATCATGGGTGCAGCCCTCAG CTGGGACACCCCTCGCACTTTCAGTAGCTGCAGCAGTAGAGACTATGAGAAATATTTGATCGGCCGCAGCCCAAACTGTATGCTGGACAAGCCGGACTACATGAGTCTGGTGGTGCCCTCTGTCTGTGGAAACGGTTTTGTCGAGAAAGGAGAGCAGTGTGACTGTGGGACTGAAAAG GAATGCACCAACCCATGCTGCAATGCAACCACTTGCACCCTAAGTGAGGGCTCCCAGTGTGCTGCAGGGGAGTGTTGTGACGACTGCAAG ATACTTCCGCGATCTTGGGAGTGTCGGAGGAAACAGGATGAATGTGATCTCGCAGAATACTGTGATGGGGAGAGTGACACATGTCCTGAGGATGTATTCAGTGTCAACGGCTTACCATGTGATGAAGGCTCTGGTTATTGTTATAATGGCCAGTGTCCAAAAAGATCAGACCAATGCCTCAAACTATATGGTGCAA GTGCTATTGAGGCTCCTCCTTCCTGCTATGACCTAAACACCAGAGGAACTTACTATGCCTTCTGCAAACGTCCCTCAAATGATCAATACTCCCCCTGCCagaaaga AAATGTGTTTTGTGGGAAACTCTTCTGTCACAATGGAAACAACAACCCAAACTATGGCCGCATGGTGAGGATTGGTAACTGCAAAGCAGCTTTCTTTGGAGAATACACTAAAGACTATGGCCAGGTGGACACCGGGACCAAATGTGGGGACGGAAAG GTGTGCAGTGAAAGTGAATGCGTGAGTCTTCCAAATGCTTACAGAATCACAAACTGCTCTGCAAATTGTCCTGGCCATGCC GTGTGTAATCACAAAagtgtgtgtcagtgtgagCCTGGCTGGTTGCCTCCTTCATGCTCCTCCAAAGACAACGAGTTCAGCGCTCTTTCTACTG GAGCAACTGCTGCCATCGCAGTGGCAATTTCATTAGTGGTTCTGGGGATAATTATTGCTGTCATCGTGGGCGTCATCCGGAAAAAACGACAGAGCCCTGTGTTACCAAC TGCTCATCAAGTAAGGAAGCAGCCAGCAGTGGACAGCTCTGCTCTCATTCTTAAAGCACAAGTTCCCCGTCCACCCACACAAGTGTCGCAG GCTGGGAGGCCAAAACCCAAAggacctcctcctccacctccaccagcagcaaacaGACCAAATCCCGTAAACCACAACTACAGGGTTGTCCCTCAG GCACTAAGGCCTGTACCTCCACCTAAGGTCTAA